The Planococcus halocryophilus nucleotide sequence CGCATTTAGGAGCCGTCACAACTACCATTCGTCTCGGTTCAGGTGGCGTGATGTTGCCTCATTACGCTGCATTTAAAGTTGCGGAAAACTTCAAATTGCTTGAAGCCTTGTACCCCGGTAGAATTGATGCAGGAATGGGTCGCGCCCCTGGTGGCATGCCTCGTGCTTCTTTCGCCTTAAATGAAGGAAAGAAACGCGATACCAGCCTATTCCCTAAAAAAATAGATGAACTCCGGATGTATTTGAGTGATTCCATTCCTGAAGATCACCCTTATTACGGCATGAAGGCGACACCTGTGTCACCTAATATTCCACCTATTTGGATATTAGGATCAAGTAGAAGTTCAGCGCTGCTCGCCGCAGAAAAAGGACTTCCTTATCTATTTGCCCATTTTATCAATGGAGAAGGCGGCCAATCCTTTACGAAAGAATACCGAAGGAATTTTAAATCGCATGAAGGCAGTAAACCTTATGTTGGATTTGCGATTTTTGCTGTTTGCCAAGAAACGCAAGAAAAAGCAGAATGGCTAGCTTCTTCTTTGGATTTATCGCTATCAATGGGAGCACAGGGCATGCCTTCACAAGGCACACCACCACCTGAAAAAGCAGTTGCTTATCCATACTCTAAATTCGAAAAACTATTAGTCGCTGAAAATCGCCGCCGCATGGTAGTTGGGACGCCACAGCACGTTGCAGACCAACTAGAAAAATTAGCTTCTGAATACGAAGCAGATGAAGTTATGCTAGTTTCTGCAGCTTACAATTTTAAGGACAAACTCAAAACCTATGAATTGATTGCAAAAGAAATGAAGAGACGTATTTAAACTGAAATTGCTTTATTCATAGATAGAATGCTAACCACTTCCAATAAAGGAAGTGGTTTTTTGATGCTAAGAAAAAAGATATAGTATTAAACGCGACTAAAATACTGCTGAGTTAAAATATACTGATCCCTTTTATTCATTTTACAATTATTTAAAGGATTTCAAATAAAAGAGAAGAAAAGAACTTAGAGTAACGAAATACTTTTGAATGGAGGCTGTAGAAGGAGCTGAAATATTTTTCTCAAGACCGTTTCTAAAAAAATCATAGGGGTGGAAAATGGATGAAGAAAATGAATGTTACGAAAACAGCTAACAAGACGATGATTCGCAAAAAAATGATGACATTAACAATTGCAGGAGCGATGGTTTTGAGCGCTTCACCATTTATGTCTCCCGCTGTCGGCGCTGTAGGGAATGGACCAGCTTATGGTGGCAACGAAACCATCAATACATCGATACTGACCACATATGATGAAATGGCGGATTTTTTACAAACACAAGAAGCCAAACAAAAAAATATGGAACTTAAAGTAATTGGACAAAGTATTAAAGGGCGTGATTTGTACTTAGTAAAGTATGTGACAAATCCTGAAAATCCGACAATTCTTTTTCTGACTCAACAACATGGCAACGAACAGCTGACAACAGAGGGCGCACTTGAATTTATCAAACACCTTGGAACAGGCAAGATGAAAGGGGTAACAGATGGCGTCAATATTTTAATCGTGCCAATGCTCAATCCAGATGGTGCCATGGGAGATGTGAATTTTTCATTAGATGATTACATAGCGAAAGGAGAGCGGAATCTCACACGCTATAACGCGGACGGCATTGATTTGAACCGTGATCACATTACCAAAATTCAACCTGAAACAAAAGCCTTTCACGAAAATGTGATGAGAAAATATGATATTGATTACATGATTGATTTGCATCATCAAGGTACTCAAAGTGAGCGAGATGGAGAACTGGTTTCCGGGTCTATTTTATATCCGACAACACCGAACGTTGACCCGGATGTACTTCTTAAATCCAAGCAGCTAGGAGCTGTGGTTTTCGATGCCATCGATTCAAAAGGATGGGGCCATTTAGGTAAGTACAGAGGCGGAGACGCTGAAACAATTAGTCGAAATGGCATTGCAGTAGAATATGGGATTTCTACCCTGTTATTCGAGATGCGCGGCATGACGGATCATTATTATGAATCTTATGTTTTGGGACAAAAGAGCAATGGCTATCTAATTAAACAAACCATCACGACACTCGATGCCACAGTTCGCGCAATTGCGGATGATTCTATTGCAAATGCGGATATCTCGTTTTGGGATACACTTTCTTATCAAGAAAACCGTACTTCTGAGTGAGATTTGAATATGTAATGAATGAATTATAATATTAACTTTAATGTTGAAGGAATTTAGATAGTAATAGAAATGGGACCCAAAAAGCGTTCGTAAATGTATATGAAAAATGTGAACGTTCGTAAAACGTGTAGACACGTTTACGAACGTTCTTTTTGTGGTTTTTGTGCTGTTTTTAGAGTGTTCGTAAAGGTGTACTTTTCCGAACGGTTTTTTCTTCAAAGAAAACATTCTCATATCTTTTATTTAATGGTGGAAATTAATGTTAATATTTATATAGA carries:
- a CDS encoding LLM class flavin-dependent oxidoreductase, coding for MTLTYSVLDQSPISEGSSPQEALKQTAILAQNAEKWGYTRFWVSEHHDAPTLAGSSPELLIAHLGAVTTTIRLGSGGVMLPHYAAFKVAENFKLLEALYPGRIDAGMGRAPGGMPRASFALNEGKKRDTSLFPKKIDELRMYLSDSIPEDHPYYGMKATPVSPNIPPIWILGSSRSSALLAAEKGLPYLFAHFINGEGGQSFTKEYRRNFKSHEGSKPYVGFAIFAVCQETQEKAEWLASSLDLSLSMGAQGMPSQGTPPPEKAVAYPYSKFEKLLVAENRRRMVVGTPQHVADQLEKLASEYEADEVMLVSAAYNFKDKLKTYELIAKEMKRRI
- a CDS encoding M14 family zinc carboxypeptidase, which codes for MKKMNVTKTANKTMIRKKMMTLTIAGAMVLSASPFMSPAVGAVGNGPAYGGNETINTSILTTYDEMADFLQTQEAKQKNMELKVIGQSIKGRDLYLVKYVTNPENPTILFLTQQHGNEQLTTEGALEFIKHLGTGKMKGVTDGVNILIVPMLNPDGAMGDVNFSLDDYIAKGERNLTRYNADGIDLNRDHITKIQPETKAFHENVMRKYDIDYMIDLHHQGTQSERDGELVSGSILYPTTPNVDPDVLLKSKQLGAVVFDAIDSKGWGHLGKYRGGDAETISRNGIAVEYGISTLLFEMRGMTDHYYESYVLGQKSNGYLIKQTITTLDATVRAIADDSIANADISFWDTLSYQENRTSE